The genomic DNA GATTGTTCGAATGTCAGTTCTTTGAGCCACTGCATCCCTGCTTTGGTCCAGAGACCAGGTCGCGTGGGAGCTTTGATTCCCAATGATCTTAACAAGGCTCGAATTCCATTCTTGGCTCGGGTTCGCTTTTCGATGGTTCGCTTGCGGAAGGTGACCAATTCCCGCCACGCCCGGACGTCGGCGGGTGGGACATGGACCTCGGGAAGTTGATCGACATACAACAGCTTGGCGAGCTTTTCGGCATCGTTGCGGTCGTTCTTCTTGTGCGATCTGAAGATCAATCTGAGTTGTCCGGGATGCGCGACCACCACCCGCAGAGCCACTTTCTTGAGTGCTTCGGACAGCCAGCCGTAATTGCAACTCGCCTCGAAACAGACCTGAAACGGCTCGGTCAGCTTGGAAAGCGTTTCGATCAACTGCTTGAGCTCGCGAACCGTCCATCGCTTGTGAACCTTTCCGTTGTTCTTGAGGACGCAAACCGTAATTTGTGTTGTGTGAACGTCTAATCCAACGTAAAACATAGTCGTCTCCTGAGATCGGGGTGGTGAAAAAAACAGTTCCACAATACCCGATTGACGGAGACTTCCTACATAGTTTCAAACTGTTCTAGAACTCGCCGATGACATTTCCGTCGTTAATTCGTGCGAGGTTAACACGAGTAACGGAATCAACATTTTCAGACAGGAAGCGAACTGAACCGTCTCCCATTAAAATTTGAATTCCACCAACGTGAAGGCTTCCGGGTTCACCCCATTCACCGTTTCGACCAGGTTGGAACTGAAGATTTGGTGGAGATCTCCAGGCACAGCATCGGAAATTGTTAATCCCGCGTGAGGCTGCGAGATTCACACCCTGTCCGACGTGGGATGAACATGCCCAGGATTGGGTCTCACCATCATCAACATCGAGAGTTGTTTCAACGACTGCAACGGTGTTCGATGTTCCATCTTTGAGGTCACGAAAACGGCTCGATGAGTTCAAGCCAAACATAGCACGTGTCAGTCGGCTCTCGGCAGCCCACAATGCGCCTCCGTTTCCACGTGCGACACTGAATCCGTAAGAACTTCTTGCGGAATTAGTCACCCCACACCCGTATGAAGCATTCGCGCTCGCGTACGTCTGCGGGCCATCATCAGAAGGGCAAAGAAGAACGGTTAAAATCTGCTTAGACAGGTTCAAGTTCGTGTTTACATTTGGATCTTCTCCACCAACGATCACTCCACCATTCTGATTTCGAATCCCTGTCGCCCAAGTGAATTCGAATTGATTGTAGAGAGGGCCTTGATCGAGGTATGGCAACAACATTGGCCATCCTGAATGATTCAAAATCTGTGTTCCTGTTGGGGTTCCAGCATTCGACGATGCGTGGGCTGTCGCGTAAGGAAACATACCAGCTGCATCATGGTAGTTATGCAGAGCGAGTCCAATTTGCTTCATGTTGTTCTTGCACTGAGAGCGTCGAGCCGCTTCACGTGCTTGTTGAACCGCAGGAAGCAGCAATGCTACCAGGATCGCAATAATTGCGATCACCACCAACAGTTCAATCAGGGTAAATCCCCGCTGCTTCCGCCGCGAGAATCGTGAGTTCAACCAATCAATTTTCATGCTGCACCTTTACTAGAATAGAAACATGGAAAAAAACCAAAAGCTCAACTGACAAATGACTTATGACAAACTTTTCCCGTTGTCGCGAATCGTTCTGAAGCCTCTGAGACAGGTCCCCATACCAGGGACCGCTGACAACGGTTCCGAATTACTTCTGGTTTATGAGATTTCGAAATCCTGCCGAGGCTTGCCAAACCAACAAACAGAGTTCACTAATGTTAACACCACTTAATACTCATTAGTTTCTGCATGAGTTGGAAAAAACAGAACAAAATTTTCCTCATGCACGAAACGTGCCGAAAACAGATCAAAAATCACCGTTCCAAAGCGAGAATTGCTTCAACCCGCGATTCTGTTCATCGAATTTGTTGACACTGATGATTAGCGAGAAGTGTTCGAATAAAAACAGTTTATTTAAACGCTGACTACGACCTCAATATAAAACGCTCTTTATCATTACGATTCGCCGTTAACTACCCAACGCATCAACCCACCAGCATACGTACCCGCAAACCATCACGAACGGCGCCGACGTACCAGAAAACCAGACCAAAGCAGTTCGCACTGCACGCTCGGAACAACGACTCATTCAAGTGCCCTGCTCCCAGATTCACATTCAGATTTTGAACCAACAGTCACGCCCCCTCTCGCAGCTCCGACACCCGCACGTGAAGCAGAGAAACCCAGACTTAACAGGCCTGAAGCTTCCCGCGAATGTCTTGAGATTTCCTCTACAGGTTCGTTGATACGACGAAGACCTAAGAATACCGTTGAACTCGTGGTGATCAGTTCATGAGAGTGCGAAAAGTATGACAAAGCATGACAGTGACCTCCACGGAAACGGCAAGCACTGAAAACGCTCGAGAGTAGTGGAAACTTCAGTGCGGAAGTATTCAGACCAGACCTTCTTCAACCTCTGAGGCAAAGGCTTCCATGAAGATCATTCTTTACCCACCCGTCGACGAAGTCCGTCTGGCGAAAATTCGCAACGCAGCAGAGTCAGTCCCGCTGGTGAATTGTCAATCAGAAAAAGAAGCTGCGAGAGAAATCGTCGACGCCACGGGATTCATTGGAAAGATCACGCCGCAGCTTCTGGAACAAGCTGAGCAACTAAAGTGGGTGCAGTCCCCGACAGCGAGCCTGGAACACTATGTCTTTCCGGAACTGGTCGAGCATCCCTGCAAGCTGAGTAATATGCGAGGACTGTTCTACGATGTGATTGCCGATCACGTCTTTGGATACATCTTATGCATCGCCCGGAATCTACACATCTACCTTCGCCAGCAGAGCGAGCAAATCTGGAATCCGATCGGCACCGCTCCCGACCAGGACACACTCGCGAGTGCAGTTGGAACAGAAAGCGAAATTGATCGTCGGCACATGCACCTCTCCGATTGCACAATCGGCGTGGTTGGCGTTGGCAGCATCGGTGCCGAAATCTGCAAACGAGCGAAAGCGTTCGGAATGACCGTGCTTGGTGTCGACCCCATCGTCAAAAGTGTGCCCGGTATTCTTGAAGATGTTTGGAGCCTGGAAGGTTTGGATGATCTCTTGGCAGAAAGTGATTTCGTTGCGATCGCAGCTCCTCAAACCCCAGCAACAATTAAGATGTTCCGTACTGAGCAATTTCAGAAAATGAAACCGTCTGCCTGGGTGATCAATATTGGTCGGGGAATGATCATCGATCTTGCGGATCTGACAGAAGCCTTGCAATCGAACGAAATCGCAGGAGCCGCACTCGACGTTTTCGAGATAGAACCGCTGCCATCCGGACATCCACTGTGGAGCATGGAGAACGTGATTATCACGCCACATGTGGCGGCTGCGTCGACGCATGTCCCTCAGAGACACTTGGAAACCTTGCTTGAAAATGTCCGTCGTCATGTCGCAGGAGAACTCCCTGCAACGCTTGTCGACAAGAAAAATTGGTTCTGAATTGCCCACGACAGAGTCGCCTGAATCTCAAAAATCGCGTCATTCTTTGACTCGCGCTAGCCAGTCTGGTATCAATAAAGTATGATTCGTTGAAGCATCCCAACCTATTTGAGTCACACGGCTCACTTACCTGTTACGACCCGCAGAATACCCCAAGAACCCCACCCTTCCAGCGATGCCCCAGTCAGGAATTCTTGACTCATCGATGGATGTTGTTAATTTCAAACATTGTTTTTGCTTGTCTTCAACTATCCTTGCAAGACGCAATTCAAGCCTTGATATGAGGTCATGGAATGAAGCTGTTTCAATTCTTTCGTCTCGCCGGTGCCCTCAGTCTTTTGGCTTTCGGCCCTTCTCTGAGTTCAACTTCGCTGAGCGCAGATGACTCGGCGGCATCACTCAGCCCGGTCGAATCTCTTTCGATTGGTCCGAACCTCGGCTCAGATTTGAAAATTGTCGGAAAGGATGCCCGTGTTCAACTCTTGGTGAACGCCAATCACACAAACGGCCGCATTTCCGATGCGACTCGAACAGCTGAGTTCAAAATTGAGCCGGCCGACATCCTCACAATTGATGAGACAGGGCTGCTGACCCCACTCAAAGATGGAACTGCTCAAGTCACAGCCTCTCTCTCCGGAAAAACGGTAACCGCTTCTGTTCACGTGGAGGACTTCGCGGGCAATCGTCCGATGAATTTCAAGGATCAGATCGTTCCCGTGTTTACTAAGCTCGGTTGCAACAGTGGTGGTTGCCACGGAAAAGCAAGCGGTCAAAACGGTTTCAAGCTCTCTCTGCTGGGATTCTATCCTGAAGATGACTACGAATTCCTTGTGAAAGAAAGTCGTGGACGCCGAATCTTTCCGCCTGCTCCTGATCGGAGTTTGCTACTCACAAAACCAATCGGTGCCTCACCTCATGGTGGCGGAAAACGAATGGAAAAAGACTCTTACGAGTACCGCATCATTCGCCGCTGGATCGAAAAAGGAACCCCTTATGGTGAGCCGACTGATCCTGTCGTCACCGGAATTCGATGTTACCCAGAAGGACGTGTCTTAAGTCAAAATGAACAACAGCAAGTCACGGTTTACGCCACGTACAGCGACGGGCGACTCGAAGATGTCACCCGAATGGCTCTGTTCGAACCGAACGACACAGAATTGGCTGAAGTGAATGAATCAGGTCTTGTAACCACTCTCGACCTTTCTGGAGAAGTGGCCATCATGGCACGCTACCAAGGCCAGGTCGCTACATTCCGAGCAACAATTCCACTCGGTGCAGAAGTCGCCAGCACTCCACCCGTCAAGAACTTTATCGATGAAGCAGTATTCAACAAATTGAAATTGCTCGGAATTCCACCATCACCTCTCAGCGACGATTCCACATTCCTGCGGCGTGTTCATCTCGACATCACCGGAACACTTCCGACAGAAACAGAGGTCAAAGACTTCCTGTCCGATCAAAGTACCGACAAACGCAGCAAGCTGATTGATCGACTCCTCGATAGCCCGGAATACGCAGACTATTTCGCAAACAAATGGAACATGGTTCTGCGGAACAAAAAGAGGCAGGCACAGGACAAGACAGGAACGTACATGTTCCATGACTGGATCTGGAACAGTTTGTATGACAACAAACCTTATGATCAATTTGTGAAAGAGATCGTCACCGCCTCCGGTGATCCAACGATGAATCCTCCTGTTATCTGGTATCGTGAAGTCTCAGATGCCAACCAACAGGTGGAAGACGTTGCCCAACTCTTCCTGGGAGTGCGAATTCAATGTGCTCGCTGCCATCACCATCCATTCGAAAAGTGGAGCCAAAACGACTACTACGGATTGGCCGCTTTCTTTAGTCGAGTTGGCAAGAAGAAGCTCACTGCAGGGGTTCAGACAAACTTGCGGGACCGACGCATCTTCCACAATGAAGGTGTCGCACAAACACCAAACCCTCGAAGCGGTGTTCAACTCAAACCGATGGCCCTCGGTAGCGATCCATTCAATGTTGCTCCCGATCGTGACCCTCGCTTCCATTTGGCCTCTTGGATGGCACAGCCTGACAACGCATTCTTTGCAAAATCTCTGACAAACCGCTACTGGAAACATTTCTTCAGCCGCGGAATTGTTGAACCCGAAGATGACATGCGGGAAACGAACCCACCTTCAAATCCAGAACTTCTGGATGGTCTCGCGAAGCACTTCAT from Thalassoglobus polymorphus includes the following:
- a CDS encoding IS110 family RNA-guided transposase; amino-acid sequence: MFYVGLDVHTTQITVCVLKNNGKVHKRWTVRELKQLIETLSKLTEPFQVCFEASCNYGWLSEALKKVALRVVVAHPGQLRLIFRSHKKNDRNDAEKLAKLLYVDQLPEVHVPPADVRAWRELVTFRKRTIEKRTRAKNGIRALLRSLGIKAPTRPGLWTKAGMQWLKELTFEQSLLAIKRDILVQEIDFLTTQVQRLETELKKFSRDNPAVFQLQSIPGVGLRTAETMVAFIDDPHRFKSSKQVGAYFGLVPTQDQSSDKNRLGHITRQGSAAARAMLTEAAWQAIRRSATVRAYFERIQRDDPARKKIALVATSHYLSRVMWAMLKHGTLWKEAVPAVSA
- a CDS encoding DUF1559 family PulG-like putative transporter — translated: MKIDWLNSRFSRRKQRGFTLIELLVVIAIIAILVALLLPAVQQAREAARRSQCKNNMKQIGLALHNYHDAAGMFPYATAHASSNAGTPTGTQILNHSGWPMLLPYLDQGPLYNQFEFTWATGIRNQNGGVIVGGEDPNVNTNLNLSKQILTVLLCPSDDGPQTYASANASYGCGVTNSARSSYGFSVARGNGGALWAAESRLTRAMFGLNSSSRFRDLKDGTSNTVAVVETTLDVDDGETQSWACSSHVGQGVNLAASRGINNFRCCAWRSPPNLQFQPGRNGEWGEPGSLHVGGIQILMGDGSVRFLSENVDSVTRVNLARINDGNVIGEF
- a CDS encoding D-2-hydroxyacid dehydrogenase; this encodes MKIILYPPVDEVRLAKIRNAAESVPLVNCQSEKEAAREIVDATGFIGKITPQLLEQAEQLKWVQSPTASLEHYVFPELVEHPCKLSNMRGLFYDVIADHVFGYILCIARNLHIYLRQQSEQIWNPIGTAPDQDTLASAVGTESEIDRRHMHLSDCTIGVVGVGSIGAEICKRAKAFGMTVLGVDPIVKSVPGILEDVWSLEGLDDLLAESDFVAIAAPQTPATIKMFRTEQFQKMKPSAWVINIGRGMIIDLADLTEALQSNEIAGAALDVFEIEPLPSGHPLWSMENVIITPHVAAASTHVPQRHLETLLENVRRHVAGELPATLVDKKNWF
- a CDS encoding DUF1549 and DUF1553 domain-containing protein; the encoded protein is MKLFQFFRLAGALSLLAFGPSLSSTSLSADDSAASLSPVESLSIGPNLGSDLKIVGKDARVQLLVNANHTNGRISDATRTAEFKIEPADILTIDETGLLTPLKDGTAQVTASLSGKTVTASVHVEDFAGNRPMNFKDQIVPVFTKLGCNSGGCHGKASGQNGFKLSLLGFYPEDDYEFLVKESRGRRIFPPAPDRSLLLTKPIGASPHGGGKRMEKDSYEYRIIRRWIEKGTPYGEPTDPVVTGIRCYPEGRVLSQNEQQQVTVYATYSDGRLEDVTRMALFEPNDTELAEVNESGLVTTLDLSGEVAIMARYQGQVATFRATIPLGAEVASTPPVKNFIDEAVFNKLKLLGIPPSPLSDDSTFLRRVHLDITGTLPTETEVKDFLSDQSTDKRSKLIDRLLDSPEYADYFANKWNMVLRNKKRQAQDKTGTYMFHDWIWNSLYDNKPYDQFVKEIVTASGDPTMNPPVIWYREVSDANQQVEDVAQLFLGVRIQCARCHHHPFEKWSQNDYYGLAAFFSRVGKKKLTAGVQTNLRDRRIFHNEGVAQTPNPRSGVQLKPMALGSDPFNVAPDRDPRFHLASWMAQPDNAFFAKSLTNRYWKHFFSRGIVEPEDDMRETNPPSNPELLDGLAKHFIDSGFDLKELVRTICNSSTYQLSAYPNDFNLKDKQNFSRYYPKRLTAESLYDGFHQVTATTQNYTGMPQGTSAVQLPDASIGPYFLKVFGQPQADTACECERSQEANLAQSLHLLNSSEVQNKISAATGRAATLATQKDRPHAERIQELYRWVYAREPDAEELQIAQGHIDKNKENEKIAYEDILWALINTKEFLFNH